Proteins found in one Quercus robur chromosome 2, dhQueRobu3.1, whole genome shotgun sequence genomic segment:
- the LOC126701721 gene encoding secreted RxLR effector protein 161-like, translated as MQNSKKGLLPFRDGVPLFDDQRPKTQEEVDMMRQVPYASAVGSLMYAMLYTRPDICYLVGMISRYQSNPGPKHWQVVKHSLKYLRRMRDYMLVYRCEDLIPIGYTESDFQSDLDFRKSTSGCVFTLGGGAISWRSVKQSCIVDSTMEIEYVAACEVAKEAV; from the coding sequence atgcaaaactccaagaaaggACTACTTCCTTTTAGAGATGGAGTTCCTCTGTTTGATGACCAAAGGCCTAAGACTCAAGAGGAAGTAGATATGATGAGACAAGTTCCTTATGCTTCTGCAGTAGGAAGtctcatgtatgccatgcttTATACTAGACCAGATATCTGTTATTTAGTTGGCATGATCAGTCGGTATCAATCAAATCCAGGACCAAAACATTGGCAAGTTGTAAAACATAGTCTCAAGTATCTACGGAGAATGAgagattatatgcttgtttaccgATGTGAGGATTTGATTCCCATTGGCTATACAGAATCAGATTTTCAATCGGATCTAGATTTTAGAAAGTCCACATCAGGATGTGTATTCACCTTGGGAGGTGGAGCCATAAGTTGGAGGAGTGTTAAGCAATCTTGTATTGTAGACTCCACCATGGAGATAGAATATGTTGCTGCTTGTGAAGTGGCAAAAGAAGCTGTCTAG